The Tenacibaculum jejuense genome includes a window with the following:
- a CDS encoding EamA family transporter → MNKQKLLIILAFFSIYFVWGSTYLFNKIAVSELPPLFLAAIRFSMAGILILVIAKLLKKSIKITRQQFLNSTIAGFLFLVYGNGVFVWALKYVDTGFAALLASTQPLFVLFLLRLIDGKKMQKKSIIGVGLGLLGMYLLVSQKTIATSEGMVLGIFMMLSCVLSWSYGSVFVSKADLPKNFLVSTGYQMFISSVLLIFCSLAFKEDISTIKTISYKVQMAVVFLILFGSIVAFTAFNYLLKVVSPEKVSTSAYVNPVVALFLGWYFLDEKLTNQSIIATFVLLTGVYFITSRKRIAKQKVRPSQKT, encoded by the coding sequence ATGAACAAGCAAAAATTACTTATAATATTAGCCTTTTTTTCAATTTATTTTGTTTGGGGATCAACTTATCTTTTCAATAAAATAGCAGTATCAGAATTACCACCGCTATTTTTGGCCGCAATACGTTTTAGTATGGCGGGCATTTTAATACTTGTTATCGCCAAACTACTTAAAAAATCAATAAAAATAACAAGGCAACAATTCTTAAATTCAACTATAGCAGGTTTTTTATTTTTAGTGTATGGTAATGGTGTTTTTGTTTGGGCTTTAAAATATGTAGATACTGGTTTTGCAGCACTTTTAGCATCTACACAACCGCTATTTGTTTTATTCTTACTTCGTTTAATAGATGGAAAAAAAATGCAAAAAAAATCAATTATTGGAGTAGGATTAGGTCTTTTAGGAATGTATTTGTTGGTAAGTCAAAAAACAATAGCTACATCTGAAGGAATGGTTTTAGGTATTTTTATGATGTTGTCTTGTGTATTAAGTTGGAGTTATGGTAGTGTGTTTGTATCTAAAGCTGATTTACCTAAAAACTTTTTAGTGAGTACAGGTTATCAAATGTTTATATCTAGTGTGTTATTAATATTTTGTAGTCTTGCTTTTAAAGAAGATATTTCTACAATAAAAACTATAAGTTATAAAGTTCAAATGGCTGTAGTTTTTCTAATACTTTTTGGAAGTATTGTCGCTTTTACAGCCTTTAACTATCTATTAAAAGTTGTATCTCCAGAGAAAGTGTCAACATCAGCCTATGTAAATCCAGTAGTCGCATTATTTTTGGGTTGGTATTTTTTAGATGAAAAGTTAACAAATCAATCTATTATAGCTACATTTGTACTGCTAACAGGAGTATATTTTATTACCTCAAGAAAAAGAATTGCTAAACAGAAAGTACGACCATCTCAGAAAACTTAA
- a CDS encoding class I SAM-dependent rRNA methyltransferase has product MKFSEHIVSNYKPKNLAVKLSSKGEQHVIKKHPWVFSNSIEKITNEPKTGDLAIIFSKKRNKVVGIGLYDADSPIRIKVIHNENEKATINAEFFQTKIETAYNKREKLLETNTNSYRLIFGENDGFPSLIADVYASVLVVKLYSEIWLPFLQDILQSLQQVSKAKTVVIRLSRNLEKSTNHNLKDGEVVYGVLEDEVVQFVEHNVNFSANVIKGHKTGYFLDHRANRKRVGELSKGKRVLDVFSYAGGFSVHSLYNQAKEVTSLDISKQALQIAVENGKLNDYSGVHKTIAGDAFEELRKLIQQKVNFDVVVIDPPSFAKQASEIDLAEKKYKQLAKLGVQLTAKNGLLVLASCSSRVVAETFFDINEETLKASKRRFKIEAKTYHDIDHPIGFPEGAYLKCGYYQFLD; this is encoded by the coding sequence ATGAAGTTTAGTGAACACATTGTATCTAACTATAAACCAAAAAATCTTGCTGTAAAACTTTCTAGCAAAGGAGAACAACATGTAATTAAAAAACATCCTTGGGTATTTTCAAATAGTATCGAAAAGATTACTAATGAACCTAAAACTGGTGATTTAGCTATTATTTTTAGTAAGAAAAGAAATAAGGTCGTTGGCATTGGTTTGTATGATGCAGATTCGCCAATTCGAATAAAAGTAATTCATAATGAAAATGAAAAAGCTACGATAAATGCTGAGTTTTTTCAGACTAAAATTGAAACAGCTTACAATAAGCGTGAAAAATTATTAGAAACAAATACCAATAGTTACCGACTTATTTTTGGTGAAAATGATGGATTTCCGTCTTTAATTGCTGATGTATATGCCAGTGTTTTAGTAGTGAAATTGTATTCTGAAATTTGGTTACCTTTTTTACAAGATATATTACAAAGTTTGCAGCAAGTTTCTAAAGCAAAAACTGTAGTGATTCGTTTAAGTAGAAATCTAGAGAAATCTACTAACCATAATTTGAAAGACGGAGAAGTAGTTTACGGAGTTTTAGAAGATGAAGTGGTACAATTTGTAGAACATAATGTGAATTTTTCTGCAAATGTGATTAAAGGACACAAAACAGGATACTTTTTAGATCATAGAGCAAATAGAAAACGAGTAGGAGAGTTGAGTAAAGGAAAACGTGTGTTAGATGTGTTTTCTTATGCTGGCGGATTTTCAGTTCATTCATTATACAATCAAGCAAAAGAAGTAACGAGTTTAGATATTAGTAAACAGGCTTTACAGATTGCTGTTGAAAATGGAAAATTGAATGATTATTCAGGAGTTCATAAAACTATTGCAGGTGATGCTTTTGAAGAATTACGAAAGTTGATTCAACAGAAAGTAAATTTTGATGTTGTTGTTATTGATCCACCAAGTTTTGCGAAACAAGCATCAGAAATTGATCTTGCAGAGAAAAAGTATAAGCAATTAGCGAAATTAGGTGTACAACTAACTGCTAAAAACGGATTATTAGTTTTAGCTTCTTGTTCATCTAGAGTTGTTGCTGAGACATTTTTTGATATTAATGAAGAAACATTAAAAGCATCGAAAAGAAGGTTTAAAATTGAAGCTAAAACTTACCATGATATCGATCATCCAATAGGCTTTCCAGAAGGTGCATATCTGAAATGTGGTTATTATCAGTTTTTAGATTAA
- a CDS encoding NADH:flavin oxidoreductase/NADH oxidase family protein — MTTLQDQLTLPNGTVLANRIAKSAMSENLSNKTHEPTPVLINAYKKWAKSGSGLLITGNVMIDSKALGEPMNVVVEDKRHFEKLQEWANSVQETNTQLWVQINHPGRQAMDQINNVLKAPSAIPLKSKGRKKATTKIPEALTHEEIEDIIKRFGTTAAILKEAGFGGVQIHGAHGYLVSQFLSPYANVREDDWGGSLEKRARFVLEVYKEIRKQVGPDFPIGIKLNSAHFQKGGFSEEDSMKVIELLSEAGIDLIEISGGTYEAPAMMMGNRKQSTKEREAYFIDYIEKARAITKTPLMLTGGFRTVSVMQEAIASEELDVVGLARPFTLFPNIGNEILEESRSNFGVNINKTGVKGIDGMMNIIWYEAQIKRLGLGKKPNLKLSAWSVFFNYLFLIFKFKLTRK; from the coding sequence ATGACTACACTACAAGATCAACTTACACTTCCCAACGGAACCGTATTAGCTAATAGAATTGCTAAATCTGCAATGAGTGAAAACTTATCTAATAAAACTCACGAACCTACGCCAGTCTTAATAAATGCTTATAAAAAATGGGCAAAAAGTGGTTCTGGATTATTAATTACGGGTAATGTAATGATTGATAGCAAAGCTCTTGGTGAACCTATGAATGTCGTTGTAGAAGACAAACGTCACTTCGAAAAATTACAAGAATGGGCAAATTCTGTACAAGAAACAAACACTCAGCTTTGGGTACAAATTAATCATCCTGGACGACAAGCGATGGATCAAATTAATAATGTTTTAAAAGCTCCGTCTGCAATTCCTTTAAAATCTAAAGGAAGAAAAAAAGCGACAACTAAAATTCCTGAAGCTTTAACGCATGAAGAAATTGAAGATATTATTAAACGTTTCGGAACAACGGCTGCGATTTTAAAAGAAGCTGGTTTTGGAGGAGTTCAAATACACGGAGCTCATGGATATTTGGTAAGTCAGTTTTTATCGCCTTATGCTAATGTTCGTGAAGATGACTGGGGAGGAAGTTTAGAAAAAAGAGCTCGATTTGTACTGGAAGTTTATAAAGAAATTAGAAAACAAGTAGGTCCAGATTTTCCTATTGGAATTAAGTTAAACTCTGCTCATTTTCAAAAAGGTGGATTTAGTGAAGAAGATTCTATGAAAGTAATTGAATTACTTTCGGAAGCTGGAATTGATTTAATTGAAATTTCTGGTGGAACATACGAAGCCCCTGCAATGATGATGGGAAATCGTAAGCAAAGTACTAAAGAAAGAGAAGCTTATTTTATTGATTATATCGAAAAAGCAAGAGCTATAACTAAAACTCCATTAATGTTAACTGGAGGTTTTAGAACCGTCTCTGTAATGCAAGAAGCTATAGCATCTGAAGAACTTGACGTAGTTGGATTAGCACGTCCCTTTACTTTGTTTCCTAATATCGGAAATGAGATTTTGGAAGAAAGTAGATCAAACTTTGGTGTAAACATTAATAAAACTGGTGTGAAAGGTATTGATGGAATGATGAACATTATTTGGTACGAAGCTCAAATAAAACGTTTAGGTTTAGGTAAAAAACCGAATTTAAAACTAAGTGCTTGGTCTGTATTCTTTAATTATCTTTTCTTAATTTTTAAGTTTAAACTGACTAGGAAATAA
- a CDS encoding glycerophosphodiester phosphodiesterase family protein produces MKQKLCVLLLLVLTQITVQSQDFLISAHRGNSSEAPENTLIANELAIDAKADFIECDVRRTRDGVLVLMHDSTLDRTTNTRGRLRNFNYSQLANVSAGYSRRFGNQFSNERIPTLREALVQAKGRAKVEIEIKESGLADAVVALVKELNMGNDVIIISFIFSELQRVKQISNIPIKYLVSIFWGSSTLRRVQSIGGEYFGPRGVVSTSRIREARAMGIEIISYTIDSERDIRRAIQNGQKGIATNYPRRAYRIRQELQGKSVITTEDILPVTDQLDTDEVIVYPNPTINSFQIKTDKVSGKVRIVNTLGQTVANFGNIKNVTNYNFTIPSLQSGRYIVIIETETSIEKLPLLIK; encoded by the coding sequence ATGAAACAAAAATTATGCGTATTACTACTACTTGTATTAACACAGATTACAGTTCAAAGTCAAGACTTCTTAATTAGTGCGCACAGAGGAAATTCAAGTGAAGCTCCAGAAAATACATTAATAGCTAATGAACTTGCAATTGATGCAAAAGCTGATTTTATCGAATGTGATGTAAGAAGAACAAGAGATGGAGTTTTGGTTTTAATGCACGATAGTACATTAGACAGAACTACAAATACTAGAGGAAGATTAAGAAACTTCAATTACAGTCAATTAGCAAATGTAAGTGCAGGTTACTCAAGAAGATTTGGGAATCAATTTTCAAATGAAAGAATACCAACATTAAGAGAAGCTTTAGTCCAAGCCAAAGGAAGAGCTAAAGTTGAGATAGAGATTAAAGAAAGCGGATTAGCAGATGCAGTTGTGGCTCTAGTAAAAGAACTGAATATGGGAAATGATGTCATTATTATTTCATTCATTTTTTCAGAATTACAAAGAGTAAAACAGATTTCTAATATTCCAATTAAATATTTAGTTAGTATTTTCTGGGGAAGTAGCACGTTAAGAAGAGTTCAGAGTATTGGTGGAGAATATTTCGGACCAAGAGGTGTTGTATCTACATCTAGAATAAGAGAAGCTAGAGCTATGGGAATTGAAATTATTTCTTATACGATAGATTCTGAAAGAGACATTAGAAGAGCAATTCAAAATGGACAAAAAGGTATTGCTACAAATTATCCAAGAAGAGCTTATAGAATTAGACAAGAGTTACAAGGCAAGTCAGTAATCACAACTGAAGATATTTTACCAGTAACTGATCAATTAGATACAGATGAGGTAATAGTGTATCCAAATCCAACTATAAATTCTTTTCAAATAAAAACGGATAAGGTTTCAGGAAAAGTAAGAATTGTAAACACTTTAGGTCAAACTGTAGCTAATTTCGGAAATATTAAAAATGTAACGAATTACAACTTTACAATTCCTAGTTTACAAAGTGGGAGATACATAGTGATCATTGAAACAGAAACATCAATAGAAAAATTACCGTTGCTAATTAAATAG
- the hisIE gene encoding bifunctional phosphoribosyl-AMP cyclohydrolase/phosphoribosyl-ATP diphosphatase HisIE: MKMKIDFTKSSDGLVPVVVQNNNTLQVLMLGYMNQEAFEKTEKEQVVTFFSRSKNRLWTKGESSGNFLHVKDIQIDCDNDTVLIKADPKGPTCHKGDTSCFAEETPKGFLYELEQIIHDRIDNNVESSYTNKLYKRGINKVAQKVGEEAVELVIEAKDDNDELFTNEAADLMYHYIILLKAKGFTLKDIEAVLKSRH, encoded by the coding sequence ATAAAAATGAAAATAGATTTTACTAAAAGCAGTGATGGGTTAGTACCTGTTGTGGTTCAAAACAACAATACTTTACAAGTTTTAATGTTAGGATACATGAACCAAGAAGCATTTGAAAAAACTGAAAAAGAGCAAGTAGTTACCTTTTTTAGTAGAAGTAAAAACAGATTATGGACCAAAGGTGAATCGAGTGGAAATTTTTTACATGTAAAAGATATTCAAATCGATTGTGATAATGATACAGTATTAATCAAAGCAGATCCTAAAGGGCCAACTTGTCATAAAGGCGATACTTCTTGTTTTGCTGAAGAAACTCCTAAAGGTTTCTTATATGAGTTAGAACAAATCATTCACGATAGAATTGACAACAATGTTGAGTCTTCTTACACGAATAAGTTATACAAGAGAGGGATAAATAAAGTAGCTCAAAAAGTAGGTGAAGAAGCAGTAGAATTAGTTATTGAAGCTAAAGATGATAACGACGAGTTATTTACAAATGAAGCTGCAGATTTAATGTATCACTACATTATTTTATTAAAAGCAAAAGGATTTACTTTAAAAGACATTGAAGCTGTTTTAAAAAGCAGACATTAG
- a CDS encoding cyclic-phosphate processing receiver domain-containing protein, with translation MKKKKLFLDDIRTIDMVYDASEEKNYDIVRTYEAFVAYIKENGLPDFISFDNDLGLDKNGEVALDGYAAAKWLVYESGLDLSELKYKVHSANPVAAEQIRGLLNNYIEFLNKK, from the coding sequence ATGAAAAAGAAAAAATTATTTCTAGATGATATTAGAACCATAGACATGGTTTACGATGCGTCGGAAGAAAAAAATTATGACATTGTAAGAACTTACGAAGCTTTTGTTGCTTACATAAAAGAAAATGGATTACCTGATTTTATCAGTTTTGATAATGATCTTGGATTAGATAAAAATGGTGAAGTTGCTTTAGATGGATATGCTGCTGCAAAGTGGTTAGTGTATGAATCAGGATTAGACTTATCAGAGTTAAAATATAAAGTACATTCTGCAAATCCAGTAGCAGCAGAACAAATAAGAGGATTATTAAATAATTATATCGAGTTTTTAAATAAAAAATGA
- the hisF gene encoding imidazole glycerol phosphate synthase subunit HisF — protein sequence MLTKRIIPCLDIKNGRTVKGVNFVNLIDAGDPVVLAKQYAEIGADELVFLDIAATLENRGTTLDMVEKVAAQVNIPFTVGGGISSVEHVDALLKCGADKVSINSSAVKRPELVNELSQKFGSQCVVVAIDAKQINGEWKVHLAGGTIPTELNLFDWAKEVEERGAGEILFTSMDNDGTKAGFANKALARLSEELNIPIIASGGAGSVQHFVDTFIEGKSDAALAASVFHFGEIPIPELKQELRDKNIPVRL from the coding sequence ATGTTAACAAAAAGAATTATTCCTTGCTTAGATATAAAAAACGGAAGAACTGTAAAAGGTGTCAATTTCGTAAATCTAATAGATGCTGGTGATCCAGTTGTATTAGCTAAACAATATGCAGAAATAGGAGCAGACGAATTGGTGTTTTTAGATATTGCAGCTACACTAGAAAATAGAGGAACTACTTTAGATATGGTAGAAAAAGTTGCCGCACAAGTAAATATTCCATTTACAGTTGGTGGAGGAATTTCTTCTGTAGAACATGTAGATGCATTACTAAAATGTGGCGCAGATAAAGTTTCTATCAACTCATCGGCAGTAAAAAGACCAGAACTGGTAAATGAATTATCTCAAAAATTCGGAAGTCAATGTGTAGTTGTAGCCATAGATGCAAAACAAATTAATGGAGAATGGAAAGTACATTTAGCTGGAGGAACGATTCCTACAGAATTAAATCTTTTCGATTGGGCTAAGGAAGTGGAAGAAAGAGGTGCCGGAGAAATCTTATTCACTTCTATGGATAACGACGGAACTAAAGCAGGTTTTGCTAATAAAGCTTTAGCAAGGTTATCAGAAGAGTTAAATATTCCAATTATCGCTTCTGGTGGTGCAGGTTCTGTACAGCATTTTGTAGATACGTTTATAGAAGGAAAATCAGATGCAGCATTGGCAGCTAGTGTTTTTCACTTCGGAGAAATTCCAATTCCTGAGTTAAAACAAGAATTAAGAGATAAAAATATACCTGTTCGGTTGTAA
- a CDS encoding DinB family protein, which translates to MNEELLNEFKEQIIFRLDESSRMNMKSLALISEDDVWKRFNESSNSIGNLILHLCGNITQYAIASLGNKEDQRNRDLEFSTEEGYTKAELLNKLSGTVQEAKRTILEASQEEYLRKREVQGFNFSGIGIAIHVTEHYSYHTGQIAFWVKQLKNKDLGFYDGMDLTVKNKQ; encoded by the coding sequence ATGAATGAAGAATTACTTAATGAATTCAAAGAGCAAATCATTTTTAGACTTGACGAAAGTTCAAGAATGAACATGAAATCTCTGGCTTTAATTTCCGAAGATGATGTGTGGAAACGTTTTAATGAATCATCAAATAGTATTGGTAATTTGATTTTACACCTTTGCGGAAATATAACTCAGTATGCCATTGCTTCTCTAGGGAATAAAGAAGATCAAAGAAATAGAGATTTAGAGTTTTCTACAGAAGAAGGATATACAAAAGCAGAATTATTAAATAAACTTTCAGGAACAGTACAAGAAGCAAAACGTACCATTTTAGAAGCTTCTCAAGAGGAATATTTAAGAAAAAGAGAAGTACAAGGTTTTAATTTTTCAGGAATAGGAATAGCTATACATGTTACAGAACATTATTCTTATCACACTGGTCAAATTGCATTTTGGGTTAAGCAATTAAAAAATAAAGATCTTGGATTTTACGATGGTATGGATTTAACAGTAAAAAATAAACAGTAA
- the hisA gene encoding 1-(5-phosphoribosyl)-5-[(5-phosphoribosylamino)methylideneamino]imidazole-4-carboxamide isomerase — protein sequence MRIIPAIDIIDGKCVRLTKGDYDTKKIYNESPVEVAKEFQDAGIEYLHVVDLDGAKASRIINYKVLEEIATKTSLKIDFGGGLKSDEDLNIAFESGANQITGGSIAVKKPEVFESWIQKYGSDKIILGADFYPDDTGGKIAISGWQEESNLALLPFIQGYQEKGISYVICTDISKDGMLQGPSFETYEEILSDQAESRAKLNLIASGGISNFDELPKLAELGCEGVIIGKAIYENRISLKELENFIVSNS from the coding sequence ATGAGAATCATACCAGCCATAGATATTATAGACGGAAAATGTGTCCGTTTAACAAAAGGCGATTACGATACAAAAAAAATATATAATGAAAGTCCTGTTGAAGTTGCTAAGGAATTTCAAGATGCAGGAATCGAATATTTACACGTAGTAGATTTAGACGGCGCTAAAGCCAGTAGAATAATAAACTATAAAGTTTTAGAAGAGATTGCGACGAAGACTTCTTTAAAAATTGATTTCGGAGGTGGATTAAAATCTGATGAGGATTTAAATATCGCTTTCGAATCGGGAGCAAATCAAATTACAGGAGGAAGTATTGCTGTAAAGAAGCCAGAAGTTTTTGAAAGTTGGATTCAAAAATACGGATCAGATAAAATCATTTTAGGAGCAGATTTTTATCCAGACGATACAGGAGGAAAAATAGCAATAAGTGGTTGGCAAGAAGAAAGTAATTTAGCTTTATTACCTTTCATTCAAGGATATCAAGAAAAAGGAATTAGTTATGTGATTTGTACAGATATTTCTAAAGATGGAATGTTACAAGGTCCAAGTTTCGAAACGTACGAAGAGATTTTGTCAGATCAAGCGGAGTCGAGAGCTAAACTAAATCTTATCGCTTCAGGAGGAATTTCTAATTTCGATGAGCTACCAAAATTAGCTGAGTTAGGTTGTGAAGGAGTAATTATTGGTAAAGCCATTTATGAGAATAGAATAAGTTTAAAAGAATTAGAAAATTTTATAGTTTCAAATAGTTAA
- a CDS encoding four helix bundle protein: MNSYENLKIWQKAMNLVEEVYSLMKSLPQEEKYGLISQIKRCSISIPSNISEGAGRNSNKEFKHFLSIANGSTCELETQILLSVRLEFIKQKQVKDILNLCNEVKKMNFALQKSL, translated from the coding sequence ATGAATAGTTATGAAAATTTAAAAATTTGGCAAAAAGCAATGAACTTAGTTGAAGAAGTTTATTCTTTGATGAAATCATTGCCTCAAGAAGAGAAATATGGATTAATATCTCAGATTAAAAGATGTAGTATTTCGATACCTTCAAATATATCTGAAGGAGCTGGAAGAAATTCTAATAAAGAGTTTAAACACTTTTTAAGTATTGCAAATGGTTCTACCTGCGAACTAGAAACACAAATATTATTATCAGTTAGACTAGAGTTTATTAAACAAAAACAAGTAAAAGATATTTTAAATTTATGTAATGAAGTAAAAAAGATGAATTTTGCTCTTCAAAAGAGTTTATAA
- the hisH gene encoding imidazole glycerol phosphate synthase subunit HisH: protein MKLVIIDYGAGNIKSIQFAFKRLGVDAVLTNNVAEIQNADKVIFPGVGEASSAMQKLRESGLDKVIPTLKQPVLGICLGMQLMCNSSEEGNTKGLGIFDVDIKRFSNEVKVPQMGWNTVTDLKSELFKDIKEDEYMYLVHSFYAEDCKYAIASTEYGVKYATALHKDNFYGTQFHPEKSGVEGEKILKNFLNLDD from the coding sequence ATGAAATTAGTAATAATAGATTACGGAGCAGGAAATATAAAAAGTATTCAATTTGCTTTTAAACGTTTAGGAGTCGATGCTGTGTTAACCAATAATGTAGCAGAAATCCAGAATGCAGACAAGGTGATTTTCCCTGGTGTCGGAGAAGCAAGTTCTGCAATGCAAAAACTAAGAGAAAGCGGATTAGATAAAGTGATTCCAACTTTAAAACAACCTGTTTTAGGAATTTGTTTAGGAATGCAGTTGATGTGTAATTCTTCAGAAGAAGGAAACACAAAAGGTCTTGGTATTTTCGATGTAGATATCAAACGTTTTTCTAACGAAGTTAAAGTTCCACAAATGGGATGGAACACGGTAACAGATTTAAAGTCTGAATTATTCAAAGACATAAAAGAAGACGAATATATGTACTTGGTACATAGTTTTTACGCTGAAGATTGTAAATACGCTATAGCTTCTACAGAATACGGTGTGAAATATGCCACAGCTTTGCATAAAGATAATTTCTACGGAACGCAATTTCACCCAGAGAAAAGTGGAGTAGAAGGAGAGAAGATTTTAAAAAACTTTCTCAATCTAGACGATTGA
- the hisB gene encoding bifunctional histidinol-phosphatase/imidazoleglycerol-phosphate dehydratase HisB, with the protein MKKVLFIDRDGTLVIEPPIDYQLDSLEKLEFYPKVFRYMAKIAEELDYELVMVTNQDGLGTDSFPEDTFWPAQNKVITAFEREGVVFSEVVIDKTFAHENAPTRKPRTGLLTHYFSEEYDLKNSFVLGDRITDMELAKNLGAKGIYLSENPELGADEIEASKQEIVDCIALTSTDWKEIYEFLKLEDRVAEITRNTNETKIYIKLNLDGSGKNDIDTGLKFFDHMLDQIGRHGAMDLTIKVDGDLEVDEHHTIEDTMIAFGELFNKALGNKLGIERYGFCLPMDDCLAQVAVDFGGRNWLEWDAEFKREKIGDMPTEMFFHLFKSFTDGAKCNLNIKAEGVNEHHKIEGIFKAFAKAMKMAVKRDANKMFLPSTKGLL; encoded by the coding sequence ATGAAAAAAGTATTATTTATAGATAGAGACGGAACTTTAGTAATAGAACCACCAATTGATTATCAATTAGATAGTTTAGAAAAATTAGAGTTTTATCCAAAAGTATTTCGTTACATGGCTAAAATAGCTGAAGAGTTAGATTACGAATTAGTAATGGTAACAAATCAAGATGGATTAGGAACAGATTCTTTTCCTGAAGATACATTTTGGCCTGCACAAAATAAAGTGATTACAGCTTTTGAAAGAGAAGGAGTTGTATTTTCTGAAGTAGTAATTGATAAAACTTTTGCTCATGAAAATGCACCAACTCGTAAACCAAGAACCGGATTATTAACACATTACTTTTCTGAAGAATATGATCTAAAAAATTCTTTTGTGTTAGGTGATCGTATTACGGATATGGAGTTAGCGAAAAACTTAGGAGCAAAAGGAATTTACTTATCTGAAAATCCAGAATTAGGAGCAGATGAAATCGAAGCTTCTAAACAAGAAATTGTCGATTGTATTGCTTTAACAAGTACAGATTGGAAAGAGATTTATGAATTTTTAAAGTTAGAAGATCGTGTTGCAGAGATTACAAGAAACACGAACGAAACTAAAATCTATATCAAACTGAATTTAGATGGTTCTGGTAAAAATGATATTGATACAGGATTAAAGTTTTTCGATCACATGTTAGATCAAATTGGTCGTCATGGAGCAATGGATTTAACAATCAAAGTAGATGGAGATTTAGAAGTAGATGAACATCACACTATCGAAGATACCATGATTGCTTTCGGAGAATTATTCAATAAAGCTTTAGGAAATAAATTAGGTATAGAGCGTTACGGTTTCTGTTTACCAATGGATGATTGTTTGGCGCAAGTTGCTGTTGATTTTGGAGGAAGAAACTGGTTAGAATGGGATGCAGAGTTTAAACGAGAGAAAATAGGAGATATGCCAACAGAAATGTTTTTCCACTTGTTTAAATCATTTACAGACGGAGCGAAATGTAATTTAAATATTAAAGCAGAAGGTGTAAACGAACATCATAAGATAGAAGGTATTTTTAAAGCTTTTGCTAAGGCAATGAAAATGGCCGTTAAGCGAGATGCAAATAAAATGTTTTTACCAAGTACAAAAGGGCTACTTTAG